The following is a genomic window from Neodiprion lecontei isolate iyNeoLeco1 chromosome 4, iyNeoLeco1.1, whole genome shotgun sequence.
ATGACAGAGCAGCCCGTTATCCACCCTCCGATAGAGCTCAAGAGGCGACATACCCTGCGGGACGATGGGAGGAGTCGTCAAATAATGTTCTGTTATTCATACACCGTTCTTTCACCATCTTCCAACGGCTGGTGGACTCACCCTTCCAACTCCGGGCAAAGTGTCCATCCAGCTCAGAGCAACGACTATGACCATCGAGGTAAGGTGGATGTAGAGCAGAGTCTGGAGGATCGGTGGCTTTGGGAAATTCTTTGGCTTGATATTCGGGTCCGGATCCGTGACGTGCAACAGCCTTCCACCCTCCTCCTCGGAACCGCGACGTCGAATGTCTCGCGACGAAACAAGTCGAGAGACCGTGTAGAGGAAGGAATTGTTCTGCGTCGTCATAAGCGGGCTGATGTTTTGCTGAGGGAAGAGAAGAGACCTCTTTAGACTTCGGAGAGTACGTGATAAAAGAGGTTCAACGGAGCAACAGACCGGACTACAATGAATTTCACTACTTGAGAGAAGTTCAAACCCAGACACGGTTCGGGTTACTTGGAGGTTCTTAACTGGAACAAGGACCCTTCGCCACGTAGTGCGTGGTCTTAATTGGTCGTTGTGTTGGGTTAATGCTTCGTACAACTGCACGGAGGTGGTTCGTTTTTTGATAATGGAGGAGGTACGTTTCATGCACACGTCACGTTATCAAGGGTACCTACAGCGCTGGCGTAATGCCTCTCGAGCATGGTGAAGAACATGGCTAAAGAGGCGAGGCTGGCGAAGTAAACGAGGGTCCAGACGGCTCTGGTGCCCCAAGAGCCTCTAATTGAGGCTGTGTGAGCCGAGACTTCCCTTCCTCTGCAACGAAACTCGTCGCAGAGTCCGTAGTCGACGCTTATGAAGAGCCCAACGAGAATGGTAGTGATGGAAAATATGCGTTGGAGCGTCATCACTTGTCAGAGGAAATTAGCCTGGTGTTAAAACGCTTCGAAAAGCCAAAGACCACGAGGGTAAAAATAGGTACTCACTCTTTCGACCGAAGAAGAAGTAGTAGACCAGCGAGAAGAAGAGCGTGATTGCCTTGACGGGGTCCTGCACGTGGCAGAGGACCCTGTTCTGGTCAAGAGACAGGGTCAGGAAGATCCCGGTTAGGGCGTAAACGGCGCCGATCTTCGTCATCGAACACCGGGGTATTCTCACCTTCATACTGTTGGGGACCATCGGTGGAGGCGGCGATACGCGACCGACGACAAACGTCGCTACTCCGAGGAGAAGCGTCGAACTGATGGAGGTGAACAACAGTCCTGAAAAAGGGAGCGTTACTCGTCGTGGAGGGTGTCCGTTTTTTATTGGATTTCATTTGTTTGGTGCGATACAGAAAAGGGAGTTAACGTTGCGAAAGAAAGGAAAGCGTCTGTTGGCACAATCAATTCCAAATGTACCACCTTCCATGACCATCAGATGTATTTAAAAGGCGCTGAGTGGTTTATATCACGGCTAATGCCACATCTTGTGGTCGATATCTCACTATTGCACGTTAGAATTGTGAATGCGACTGACTTTGTGTGAAAACCGATTTAGTTTGACAAATACTTCGTTTTCAGATCCTTTGTCAATTATTGAATGTGGTTAATCGCGATTTCATTAATTGGCTGGGCTCGTTTAATTGGCGCAGGCTGTTCAGCAGAACAGACTAGTTTGATGGAGATTGCAACGAGTCTCGCCTCTTGTTTCGATCCAATTTTGGTACGATAAATGGGGTACTGtttggacggtctaaaatcatacctatCTTTcggagttgttttttttttttcaaagaaagtgaaaacacgtagagcaatttgagttcaagggcttttattattatttattgtttgaagaacatttaacaattttttcattaaaatgaaTAGCAAAATGATGGCATGGTGTATATAAGTAGCGAAGGACCACATTTTCAAtcctcggtcaatttttatccgattgATCTGAAATCTTGACACAatctttaaaacttgtttatcgattcgagCTCACGGCTTggttttcgaatttcaatccCAAAGTTTTGTTATCAATTTCTTTGATcgaaaaatgacattttttgttcACAATCGTAtatgtttgaaataaattttgttttcttaatATTTGAGCTACGAGCTCGAACCCGAAGAGGCGTttttgactgaaaaaaaattttctatctgTTATAAGATGGACAGTGATGTCAGGAGAAGCGTCACCAAAAAAGCCCTCGAATTCGggtcgttcgctacttatatGCGCCaagccgccattttgttattaatttcaatgaaaaaattgtaaaatgttcttgaaactattAACAACAAAGCCCTCaactcaaatttctctttcttcatttactgaagaaaaaaaaaatcaatatgattttagaccgtccaagctCTTCTTCCCCTCTTAAGATGGTTTGCGAAcaggaatttgaataaaagctGACGGTGATCGATCGAGGGGCGGGTTTCTATGCTTTTTTCCAAAGTGCACCGTTTTACGCGACAAACCCTGCCGTGTTCCTTGGAAAtaacagatatatatataaacaaagCGCAGCTCGGTGGCTGACCAGTACCTGTATAAGCGCTGGAAACAGCGCTGACACTTTCCAGATAAAGCGGAAACACGATAACCAGCATGGTAACCGAAGTAACGACAACCATCAAAGTCCCCAGAAAGCGAAACTTTTGCCAGCCGGGACGATCGGTGTCAAAGAGCTTATCTGCCGGCTGATATGCCGCATATGGCGTCTCCTCTGTGTCGGTGTATTCTTCGATCTCCACGTCACTTCCGGTACAGTGAAGCTCCTCCTGATCATCGTCATCCATCATTGTCGTCACGCAGCTTGTCAGGCTCGCCAGTTTGTGAAAAACTCGCTTTCTTCGACCGccccttttttctttcggCAAAAACGTAACCTGCAGGTTCACATCAATAATACCTGTTCAATTTACCGAGGGATGCCAGCCACGAGGAATCGGCGAATTTAATTTACTCTGATCACCCAAACGCCGATTGCCCATCTGGACACCAATCTCAATCCTGCCATTTCAATTccaatatcaatttataacTACTTATACTCCAATTAGAAATCTACGTCTTAACGATCGACTGACATCGTCGGATCTGCAAATTCATCCCCTGCGACAGGGGCGGTTATTCGATCATTTAAAAACCGATATCTTTAACTTATCTCAGTATGTTCGAGATGCGAGTTAATTTTCAGCTGTCTCAACACTGGCTCAAATTTATACCGTAGTGGCTAATTTTCGGATTAAGATCACTCGACGGTTTTCTTTCTGCGTCGAACCCCGATCATTTGTTGCGAACCTTCTTCGGTGTGTTTAGGTTTACTCGCGTCGAAGCAAACATTCGTATAAGAGATTGCTCGACCGGGTAAGAACGAGTCGTCTAGACATCGAAATCCATCGCAACGTATCTCTCTCGGGAATCGTAGATGGACGGTAAACACGCGAAAATGGTTTTTACGAGAAGTGATGGAACTGCGCGTTTCACGGACAAGAAAAACATCCCCTCATTCACCGTTTTCCGTTTCCCATTTCTCAAACCCTCCTCGCTTTCACTCGAATTGAATACAGGCGAAGACATTTGACTATTCGTTTCGCCTCACAGTTCATTAAAGATTCTTTCTGAAGACCTGAGACTCTTTCAAACCTGAATGACACGGTACGCGGCTTTTAtacttaaatttttcatcacgcTGTCGCGAATTTCGCGTACACATTTTCATCCTCAAGAATTCaccaaaatattttcgattccATCGAAACGAGCCAAACGATTCTTAACAAAAATGCGCAACAATTTCTTatcaaacaaataaaaagaaaagaaaaaaaaaagaaacgaaaaaaacctGATCAGTTCtcgaatcgaaaaattaaccCAAGGgcgagaatgaaaaaaattccaacgaTCCTCAATTTTACCGAGAAAATTACTTGGCTAAATTTTTGGCCGATAAGCGGATGGGCATACAGAGGATAGATAAAAGTGTTTGTCTTACCGAGTTTCGTGGTAAACCTAACCTGACGACGACGCCCACTTGCACTTGCCGTATGTCGTCGTTACGGGCGGggtgtctctctctctttttctctccctctctctccctccctcctctCTCCCTTacccttctctctttctctctcgagTGCTCGTCGACCCCGCGGTTGATTCCGATCCTCCTTAACTTCAGCCCTTGAATCACACGGGCAACGATTATCCCTGCAAAAccgatgaaaagtaaaaattcctCTCCTCACCGTTTGATCCCTCTCGAACGAGCCAATTTGACGCGACCCTTTGGCCTCCTCGGTACCAGAACTCGCGGGCAGATTTTTCCCTCACAAAGCTTCTCCGACTCTCTATGCCATCGCTTTCCCCGGCGATGCCTGATCAACGCGCAGACGCCGAAGAAACGTCCGCGCGCCTGCTCAATGCCGGATTTTAACCCCACCGCAACCCTCTTACCGGGTGATTCTTCTTCAACGCTTTTCTTcgaatttgtttgtttcttatttGGAGGGTAAAAATCCGACcctcctccctcccccccaTCCCACCCCACATCGCTGCTTGTTTTCCCattcaaatttaacaataacaaaaatgaataataaaaaaacaacccCTTTATTTCACCCGCGAAACATtcgtttatatatttttttatacctgtatattaAAACGATGGTAATCAGATGCGGTGGTTATATGATGAAGGAGGATTAATAATTCGATAGGGAAACGCGAGCTttcgtaattaaatttttttttacctacagCAAGCTCGGCACACTTCGAAGCTTCGACAATCGATAATCGCCCGCGAACCATAAGCAGCTGCCAGCTTTTACGATGCAGCTTGCAAGGTGTTTCATCGGGAGTGGGGATGTTTCGTAGACAAAAAATATCGTATCATTTTATCTCTCGTTGCGAAACGATGTAATAGCAAAATTTGAACGTGCTATTGAATTtcactggtttttttttttttttttttttttttatgtatctATTTTCTGGGttcaaggtaaaaaaaaatcattctttatCGAGATAGACCATTttgatttcattgaaaaaaaaaaaaaaatcgaaaaacctGTAGAGAATTTGACTACTTTTGATATGAAATCTGtgatttcattcaattcaattcattgCTCTTAAATGAAAACAGACAACATATGAACGAACTGTTTTGTTCTAATCTGCTAAAAacttaaatttaaaataatgcGCGAAACTTTGCTATTTAGGAAGCATGTGGGATGGGGATTGGGTGAAAGCGATGACTCGATGCAGGAGAATCAAGCTTTTTGTCTCGAGATATCGAGAGAACTTGGTTTGTATGGCTTAATTAAGCCTGAGAATATAACAAGGCCTAATTAATTTACGTCTTTGTGGGTCCAATTTACCCGGCTTCTTCACTTCTCTGTTTCAACTTTCAACCCTCCGACGAATGAGGGGGAATGAGGGTAGGGTCCTCCAGTCGTGTAAGGATCGTCAGAAAACTTTCACAACTGTAATTGCCTCGCTTAAGCCGAGACTTGACACTTAtattaaaatctgaaaatacgTGCCCCCGAATTTTTCCCTccttcattatttattttcgtcaCTTTACCGGGTGAATAATGAACCGGGAACTTGATTTTGAGCGTAAGAAAATTAGCTACTCTCAGCGCGAAGAGACGTAAAGTCTTGACCACATTGTCAAACGGAATCCGCCTtcctaaaaagaaaaacagaaaaaaattatcgtatcTTTAGTGTGTGGTAAAACGATAGTAAGAGCTTGTTACGGATCGCGAGTCTATCGAATAGGCATAAACTTTACGACTTCGCCTCCGTTGTTTCTTCGGCGAGAATAACTCGGgcgcataaaaaaaaaaatctcttgaTATCGGGAAAATTGGCAATAAATGTTGAGTCGGTCTGATGATGCGATTTGCGTCCCGTTTGGCAGGCGTGTTGACAGGCAAAAGATGGTATAAAGCTCCGTTTGTCGTATTTTATACCTACACGTACGATCCTTAGCCAATTTACCGCGTTCCTTACGCTCAGATTGCTTTCGGCCTTTAAATCTAGGGTGAATTTTCGATGTCGGCTATGTAACCTTACCATGCATACTACggatatgatatatatatatattgtaacgttcgttgacgttacggaaataaatatggatccgcgagtttacttatcaAGTCATAATCaaaagcgtgaataaaatgtagtgaaaaagctttaattgcgtaatatgtgtttttcgtttaaagtctgaaacaagactgtttttacaataatgttggttgacgcagcaaccttattcttttgaaagacatgagaggtttataaacgtcttttatctaagatgactactagatcattgaaagggggcaaaacgggtgatttcaccctttgtaacaatatatatatatatgtacgaaaAATCCATTACAGAGGGCGTGATAATATAATGTCAATGAGCGAAATGTCATCAGACATCGAGAGTGCAAAATACACTTTGCATTAGCCGAGCCAAGTTTAATGAGCCTTTCTGagttaatttatttcaagatgtcgtatttttgttttagtttgttttttttttctccttcaccTCTCATTTTGGTTAATCCTGTTTCACTTTCAATCCCGATCTTTTTCACGTTCCATCAATTATTCATTGCCAAGACCTAGTCAATTTCTCCGACGTCTTCTATGGAGTTTTAATGAAgtatttaaagaaaaagaaatcaaataaattacatCGATTccttaaattattttcttgcaGGGTTTTTGTTTATACTATTTGATATTCGATCGGCTGGTTTTCCACGTGGTAACGTTTTTTTCGCTTGATTAATTGTTTCAGTCCTTTATTTCAGCAGCTTGcggtttaaatttttcttccaattagTTCCATACTTTAATCGGGAAGACTGTCGAGGATCTGTAACTGATTAGATAGACATGTTCTAGTTTTCAATTACATTAAATGTCTACCTGCTGCAGTCGCCTGAGGAGTTGGATCCTTTTCCAATCAGGCTAATTGTAAAACTTATACCTTCTCTCATCCCTCGGGATCTTCTGCTCTTCTTACAAGCTCTTCAGGCAATGCAAACATGCGATTATTATTCCCTCTTGACCAATCAAATTCccttttatgaaaaaaaaacacatgattttatatatttctctCTATTTCGAGAGACACGTAGCGTagctctgattttttttccactcttcTCCGTCGTCACctataaaatttcatcatcaaATATCACGATAGCAATTAACTAGGAGCctcaaaaattattcaggAACAATTCTGAGTACTTTCGGTATATTTTGATCGTTTCATTTGATCGAGTGGTATAGATGCTTGGATATAAGATTCGCATATTTTCCCCGAAAACTAATCGCGAATGATGTTTGCAATTACTCGTATAATGATTAAAGCTATGAAATATCATCCTTTCACCGAGATCACAGAACGTATCATTTATGAATATAGAAGCGGGAGGTTTAATTTGACGTGGCACCAGAAGTATGGATTATTATTCGTTCCATTCCGAACACAGTGTGtgagtgaatttttcatcagtCAAACACCACCGTATTTACGAATTCCCGGAAAAATCGCTACGCGGTTCCGCTGTAAAAATTTCCGGATTGGATTGAAAGGAAAATTGGATTCTCGGCACGTAGCCGTACTTAAGTGCGTCTCTCGCTCGCTCCTGTAGCCCGCAGGCTCGTCACCGATATTTTTCATGGGATTTTTCGCGGCTCAACACCTCACGTATCCCTAACCACgcttcgtttgaaaaaatacgagtaGAATGAAAGTAATTTGAGTGCGGACCAATTGACgctagaaaaaatatttgaaaaactaagCAAAAACCGATCTAGTTAATTAAAACAAggttaaatatattttcagtaaCAGGAAATACGCAATGGAAAAAGACGATCGGTATTCAATATGGCGTCGTACCAAGCGAACAGCTGATCATTTTGGTTGCACTACACGCGAATATAAAGACACGGAAAACGTCGAGCAGGCTGTCAGGGTTTTATTTGGTCACGTTGAGacgattgaaatttaaacaCGCGACCAATAAcgtattttaaaatcaaatatgAGCCGGCCGAAGATGCGGATTTTCGCCGCTAGACGGCGTGGCGTTTCTTTGGTACTTTGTGTTCAAATGGTATATAAAAAGTAGAGATGAGATAAGTCGTTGGAGGGAGATAAAGAAACGTAGATATAGAGAGGGGAGAGGAGTGCGTCAAAGTTGGATGCAGCTGGCTGACCTCTGAAAGCGCGTTTCATCGCTCGAGCGTTAATTATCAGCATTAGTTAATGCCTGTTGACACGTTCCACTCTATCCGTGATCGTAACCGCATTCAGTTAACGAATTGTCGAGAGACCGTCGAGAGATACGTTCCACGAATTTCGATTCGAAGATCAGTAAATTTTACCGATCAACAATAGTTCGtgatgaatttaaaacttaATCAATACGCAGTTTTTTATAACGGGAAACgatttttatgataaaaaaatttttattttatttcatgaaAACTGATAGAAACATCAATAAATTTGTGTTATAACGTGaaactgaaattaaaaaaaaaaacaaaataaaaataatcagttTTTAACGGCATAGTCGCAGGTAagttcaatgatttttttagtCTGCTAGCTGACTAATGAATATCGTTTAAACGTTAGAAACCGAAAAGGTGGTGATAATTTATGAAGATCGTATATTGCCAATCTTTGATTGAAATTCTCAGACACGATTACAGCTACCCGTTAATTCTGTTTAAAATTAGTCGGCGCTTTCTGGTCCAGCTGCAGAGGCACGGGGAGAATAAATTATTCGCAAATCCGGAATGGCATGGCAACAATTTGGAAAATCGTAATTGCCAATTAGGAATTCGAAATTGGAGTTGAGAAGTTGACTAACAATTGATAGAAACTTGGACTGCGACGCGTCTCGCGTTTGCAAGTCGTTTagacaatttgaaaattaccgTGCAGTTGTGTATACTCTTCGACATTACGTGAAATTGATTTGCCAATAAATCTCTTTTTTTGATTAAtcagttttattttccttcgtatGAAATCTGACTAATGTTGTTTAGTgggaaaattaaatttaggaaaaaatcCTGGCacaatcaatttttccaattattttattaagttggaaaaaaatttcaagcacgaACGGTGAAGTAACGAGAACAAAAACACGTTTCCATTATCTCGAGGTGTGTGCGGATATTCAAAGTCAATTTACGGCATTTCATCGTGTTCGGTACATTCGCAACGGTATCAAAGAAGGAGATTATAATTATAGCGTGTAGACTCGAGCTTGCAGAATTATTTGTTGCAGTCTCTCACCGCATTTGTATCAGATTTCTgcggttgaaaattgaaccCAGTCGTGAAATTGTATCCCGCACGTAATTATACCGGAATAAAGCAAACATCCGTCGATGATTGATACTTTGAAAAGAGCTGGTAAAATCCTCAAAGAGGTGAGTTCgcaaaaaattcatactttttattaattccATTAAGAGACAGTCGTACGTTGAGTATTCATCAAATTATCGTATTCTTCAGCCACGAAGATCcctttaaaaatacaaaaattgaagatactggatttgtaaaaaaaaagtataaatttcgtATTACCGTTTCAAATCGCTTTAAAAAGCTTCAAAATCTAGTagattctttcaattttagtCTACGACAACTCAACTTATTCCAAAGtctattgtattttttatgtCAAACAATAATtaggtgggaaaaaaaaatttgcgttcAAGTTTGACCTCCGCTAAAAAAGCTTACCGTTTCGTGATCAATGTTTGCCAGCTTTACATTTTCGTTACAGcctgcacttttttttttccccccgaGTCTCGGCAACGAGAATCGCAAAATTTCCACCCGTGTGGcacgataaatttttactcttcctttgatcttcaaatttcatcacaAACGAGCGAGAATACTCGACCCTGCAGGGACGAAACGGAATAATATTTCGGACTTTGAAAGTAAAATTGCACTGGACGCGTACTGCTAGACAACCCACCATCCGAGCTTTGGGCCGGATCAATCGGAGGTCAAGATAAAAGCTTGTATGTCCAACATTTCTACGAATCGAGATccgaagaacaagaagaaagcgaagaaaaaagtttcaaaaaagtATCACAATTTTTACGAAACGAAGGAGCAGGGTTGAAACTCTCATAGTTCCAAAAtgtaagattccaaaaatttgagaaagaTTCAGATTACAAGTTATagagcaaaattccgaaaaacaaagtttcgattgagtaaaattccgaaagttaaaatgcactcacacagcgtagcttactcaacgagtgggtgtaataaatgagaaaaacagaaaatcagAATAACCAGAATTCcgaacgtgaaaaaatttcaaaatctgatcTTAGAGGTGACCCCTTTTCAACTCGACCCCGAAACAAATATGGTTTTTTTGTCAGGCTCATTTCATGCGAGAgaatcatcgtcatcatcatcgtcataaTCTGTCATGTTCCATCATGTACACGTTATACATCGTATCTGTAATCCCCGAAATGTGAGTCGGTTATTTTTCCTTCCCCCTTCGTTTTCCTCAATCGGTGTTTTCTCAggcgtttccttttttttacgtacgtattattataccgtGAATTTTCCTAACAGCTAGACGCGCCGTGCGCCTGATACAAGCAACCGGAATTACATCTCACGTTCAAGTTGAGCACCGTATCCCGCCATGGCCAACTCAAACGTCAAAACATCGTTTGTCAAAATAACCTGAATATTACGGAATGTGAAATACGATGAAAAATGGAATTCGGACAATCAACTACGGCAACACTGAAGCAACTTAGAGTAGGACTGTCATTAAATTCAGTTATTCATCGCAATAATAAGATGGTGGGAAGCGGTGCTCAACTTGGACGTGTGACGTAACTCCGCTTGCCTGCATCAGGCGCAGAGATCGTTTCGCTGTTACAAAGACTCAcgtctcttttcttctttgtctTTATATCAGCTTGCACTGAGTGCTATTTCAGAGAGTCTTAGGTTAATAAATTGTCAATGTTTCGATCGCAACGGTCGtcggtaaataaaaatatggtaGGCACTAGGGACGGCTAAAATGAGGTAAACAAGACTGCATGCAGCTGCCCTCCATAACATTTTACAttgtaggtacatacattCAACAACGAGTATGACCTTACAAAGGCGAACCTACCAGTAGATAACATACCTATTAATACCTGTGTTATGGCGAACCGAAACGGCGAAGGTCCTCGTTCGTGCTGGAGGCGTCGGCGCCGCGACGCCCGGCGTCCTTTCCATATCACAGCCGGCGGATCCTCGCTCGGCTTGCCGTAGTCAGTCAACGCGCGGCCTCAACACGCGACGCTCCGCGGCTCGACGACCGCCTGTAAGTGAGAATTCCCCTCCTCAATAAATCGGAAATTAATCAGAgtgatcgatgaaaaaataagaaacaaagaaaaaaaaattataactgaTACAAGTTTAACAAAGCAGAGagtcaaatttttccaaatttaagagaaataaaaattattgtaatatagAACTGAAACTCAAAAGCCTCGATGTAATATCAAACAGACACTGATTGATAGTActagaaataaagaaaaaatttaaaaaaaaaaaaaaaaacataaatgtGTACAAAAAAACCCAGTGAGTACGGAATAATTATGCAGATGTAAAAAGCTGcgttattaattaatcatttcCGAAGgtgctgaaaaatattaaagtgCAGGAACCAATTATACAATCGTGTAGGtacaatatattaataaaaattgaagagaaaaagatgaaGCCCTCTTAAATATCATGGGTGAGTGTCGAAGTAACGATAGCGAAGAGTATTAAATTTGTCGTATGCATATAATgtacgtaatatatatatgtgaacaTATATGCGAGCATAAAGTGCGTGAGTTGACCGGATCGTCGGGAACTGATTGAGCGGGATTATTATGTATCGTACATAATATATCGAGGTTCAAACTTGTGTGTATAAACAGTgcggatgtataatatagtcCTTGGTTTGTGGTGAAGCGTAGCAAATAGACGTATGTACGCGGTCTTTTCGTATTCACTGCAACAGTCGTATGTACACGGTCTTGTTGTATTAACTGTAGGCATAAATTGTGACCTCAAACTGCAACCGTAAGGACGTTGATGGAGTGAAAGGAGGGGCAAGGGAGGGAATTATACCGAGAGTGACACAACAAGTGCAAAGTTACGCAATTGAGATGCGATCGAAGCGAGATTAACGGGGTAAGTAAGGCATTTGCGTCACACTGATGCGACGCTGAACGCGGGGCTTCAACCCATTCTCcacttttttcctttttctacttttctcCTTCCCTCTCTCAGCACGtcgagagaaatttcttgTTATCGTTTACGCTCTCTTAAGTCCTTGAATTCTGTTATTCTTTACCAAATACATGCAGTATAGTTCAGAATGGAAAATGACAGTTTTGTTACCATAATCAGATAATCTACGGTACTTTATTTTCGTTTACCTTATCCATTAATTTAACGTCTGTACAAAAGCAATTGGATGTTAACGACTTGTTTACGTGAATTAATCTGGTAAATCGAACGAACAGACTTAGCGTTCCACTAGGTGGAAAATGTTGTATTGACAATTGTATAATTGTTACATTAAGTAAGTACTTGTAAAACAGTTTGCTTGCAATTTCAAAGATATTCAAACCGTTATCGTAAGGATGATGTAAGCATTTAACTAGAATATTCTGTTAACTGTAACTAATAAAATGAAGTGTATTGAATTAGTTTTAATCGTCTCAGAAATTTAATCTATCATATCGAAGCTTCGGAAATTAATTGAAGATTAATTAAAGCTAATGATTTGCATATTGTAATTGCTGGCatagaaataatttgaaatatttggaaGTCTTCTTTCACTCCATTGCTAGACATAACTTTTGTTATG
Proteins encoded in this region:
- the LOC107225635 gene encoding uncharacterized protein LOC107225635; this encodes MVRGRLSIVEASKCAELAVGIIVARVIQGLKLRRIGINRGVDEHSREKERRVRERGGREREGEKKRERHPARNDDIRQVQVGVVVRLGLPRNSVTFLPKEKRGGRRKRVFHKLASLTSCVTTMMDDDDQEELHCTGSDVEIEEYTDTEETPYAAYQPADKLFDTDRPGWQKFRFLGTLMVVVTSVTMLVIVFPLYLESVSAVSSAYTGLLFTSISSTLLLGVATFVVGRVSPPPPMVPNSMKVRIPRCSMTKIGAVYALTGIFLTLSLDQNRVLCHVQDPVKAITLFFSLVYYFFFGRKMMTLQRIFSITTILVGLFISVDYGLCDEFRCRGREVSAHTASIRGSWGTRAVWTLVYFASLASLAMFFTMLERHYASAQNISPLMTTQNNSFLYTVSRLVSSRDIRRRGSEEEGGRLLHVTDPDPNIKPKNFPKPPILQTLLYIHLTSMVIVVALSWMDTLPGVGRGMSPLELYRRVDNGLLCHFRSTNDCANVSGHGWIFLVAYVAFAISTLKFLSMCESAVFTVAAATVALPVSGIWWSIYKMDVGVNGGTIFWSPGVTGELICALLGLPVVLLGLGLLVRAHFKDNNQPYHSVQPASFVRQESQDSER